From a single Loxodonta africana isolate mLoxAfr1 chromosome 9, mLoxAfr1.hap2, whole genome shotgun sequence genomic region:
- the LOC135232312 gene encoding interferon omega-2-like: MALLLCLLTALVVFGCGPALSLGCDLPQNHSLASEKTVDLLDQMQRLPTFFCLNDRKDFRFPQEMVDGSQLQKAQAIAFLHEMLQQIFELFHRKDSFSPWNTTRLHQLLSGLLKQQKDLETCFVQAMEEEKSVLPIEAPEAAVKEYFEGICSYLKEKEYSECAWEVVRVEIRRSFSSSTKLQERLRTKDGDVSSS, encoded by the coding sequence ATGGCCCTCCTGCTCTGTTTACtgacagccctggtggtgttcGGCTGTGGCCCTGCTCTATCTCTGGGCTGTGATCTGCCTCAAAACCACAGCCTGGCTAGTGAGAAAACCGTTGACCTTCTGGACCAAATGCAGAGACTCCCCACTTTCTTCTGTCTGAATGACAGAAAGGACTTCAGATTCCCCCAGGAGATGGTGGATGGCAGCCAGCTCCAGAAGGCCCAGGCCATCGCTTTCCTCCACGAGATGCTCCAGCAGATCTTCGAACTCTTCCATAGAAAGGACTCCTTTTCTCCTTGGAACACTACCCGCCTGCACCAGCTCCTCAGTGGACTCCTTAAACAGCAGAAAGACTTGGAGACCTGCTTCGTGCAGGCAATGGAAGAGGAAAAATCTGTCCTGCCCATTGAGGCCCCTGAAGCGGCTGTGAAGGAGTACTTTGAGGGAATCTGTTCCTATCTGAAAGAGAAGGAATACAGTGAGTGTGCCTGGGAAGTAGTCAGAGTGGAAATCAGGAGATCCTTTTCTTCTTCGACAAAATTGCAAGAAAGGTTAAGAACAAAGGATGGTGACGTGAGTTCATCTTGA